A part of Sander vitreus isolate 19-12246 chromosome 8, sanVit1, whole genome shotgun sequence genomic DNA contains:
- the cln6b gene encoding ceroid-lipofuscinosis neuronal protein 6 homolog, with product MKNTLVHLGRFGFSIVGEGGHIGTSVSGGSSPRKLRAARSLEVEAVLSKPQFHLDLWLRFTVQNWLLDVGRPVVMLVLPADWFPLNRPGAAEYLHILYNICTPLIQLKMLERSPRTFPRLAVQLGVIAVVMGTSLHLVADSITRRLLLIGYQPHLSLRENPVMKDLKPSALIDAFDLLCYFDDTLGHLMWYVPLFLVLFLFFSGSFSYRRQEEKMPAAAWMLLVPNAAYFWYLITEGQTFILFIFTFFAMIATVMHQRRRGMVPDGNGLFMLYSFSAALFLVAVWVACLWSDGILRKKHPGLIYVPQPRAVYTLHLRQDTHT from the exons ATGAAGAACACCTTGGTCCACCTTGGTAGGTTTGGTTTCAGCAttgtgggggaggggggacaCATTGGAACCAGCGTGTCTGGGGGGTCGTCCCCCAGAAAACT CCGGGCGGCCCGTTCTCTGGAGGTGGAGGCGGTTCTGTCCAAGCCTCAGTTCCACCTGGACCTCTGGCTCCGCTTCACCGTCCAAAACTGGCTCCTGGATGTTGGCCGGCCTGTTGTCATG CTGGTCCTCCCAGCCGACTGGTTTCCTCTGAACCGTCCCGGTGCTGCCGAATACCTCCACATCCTGTACAACATCTGCACACCGCTCATCCAGCTCAAA ATGCTTGAGCGCAGCCCCAGGACGTTTCCCCGGCTCGCCGTCCAACTCGGCGTCATTGCCGTTGTCATGGGGACCAGCCTCCACCTGGTCGCTGACTCCATCACCCGACggctgctgctgattggctacCAGCCGCACCTGTCGCTCAGAGAGAATCCAGTCATGAAGGACCTGAAACCGTCTGCCCTG atCGATGCCTTTGACCTTCTGTGTTACTTTGACGACACTCTTGGTCATCTAATGTG gTATGTTCCCCTTTTCctcgtcctcttcctcttcttcagcGGAAGTTTCAGCTACCGGAGACAGGAGGAGAAGATGCCAGCGGCTGCGTGGATGCTACTTGTCCCCAACGCTGCATACTTCTG GTACCTGATCACAGAGGGACAGACCTTCATCCTCTTCATCTTCACCTTCTTCGCCATGATCGCTACGGTGATGCACCAGAGGAGGCGCGGCATGGTTCCCGACGGCAATGGCCTCTTCATGCTCTACAG tttctctgcagctctgttCCTGGTGGCGGTGTGGGTGGCGTGTCTGTGGAGCGACGGCATCCTAAGGAAGAAGCACCCTGGGCTGATCTACGTCCCGCAGCCTCGCGCCGTCTACACACTCCACCTCCGCCAGGACACGCACACATAA